A window from Neobacillus sp. PS3-40 encodes these proteins:
- a CDS encoding TetR/AcrR family transcriptional regulator: MMIVEAATKSFSLFGFKATTMDQVAKLANVGKGTIYTFFKNKEELFSEIISSLVQEMIAEADEVIKPHLSFTENVHLALYRLLEFRSKHHLMIKLVQEETEMGTPAVSEMLDRVETEIIAYLKQKIDIAIAKGGIPQTNSELTSFLLFKMYITLVSDWERKHEPLSSEQIAETMKVFLLKGLSF, from the coding sequence ATGATGATCGTGGAGGCAGCAACAAAGTCATTTTCTTTATTCGGATTTAAAGCAACCACAATGGACCAGGTAGCTAAGCTTGCTAATGTTGGGAAAGGAACAATTTACACTTTCTTTAAAAATAAAGAAGAATTATTTAGTGAAATTATCTCTTCATTAGTTCAAGAAATGATTGCAGAAGCAGATGAAGTTATTAAACCACATCTCTCATTTACGGAAAATGTCCATTTAGCACTCTACCGATTATTAGAATTTCGATCAAAGCATCATTTAATGATCAAGCTGGTCCAAGAAGAAACAGAAATGGGCACTCCTGCGGTTTCAGAAATGTTAGACCGAGTAGAGACTGAAATTATTGCCTATTTAAAGCAGAAAATAGACATTGCTATTGCTAAAGGTGGAATCCCTCAAACAAATTCAGAGCTAACTAGTTTCTTGCTCTTTAAAATGTATATAACACTTGTTTCAGATTGGGAAAGAAAACATGAACCGCTGAGTTCAGAACAAATTGCAGAAACGATGAAAGTTTTCTTATTGAAAGGATTATCATTTTGA